TTATGCAGCTAAATTCTCAGGGATTGCTTATTTTTACAAAAAATGCCTTTTGAGTAGCAACAGCATTAAAACTTTTCTTTGTCTTATATTACTGGCTTTTACAACTGCCGCACCGGCGCAAACTTTACCCATAGATGCCGCCACCCGAAAGATTTACTACGCCGAAGAAGTTCTGGTGAAAGATGGACCGCAGTTAGAGCTGTATCACCGGGCCAAAGCCTGGTTCGCGAAAGGTGGCAAATCAGCCGGCACTATCCAGGTAGATGATTTACGTAACGGCGTACTTATCGGCACCAATAATTTATTACTGCGGGTAAGCCAGAATACCAAAACCCAACCGTATCGGTTAGGGTACACGGTAAAATTTGAAATGGAAGACGACTGCTTTTGGTACAGTTTAACCAATT
The sequence above is a segment of the Adhaeribacter swui genome. Coding sequences within it:
- a CDS encoding DUF4468 domain-containing protein; this encodes MSSNSIKTFLCLILLAFTTAAPAQTLPIDAATRKIYYAEEVLVKDGPQLELYHRAKAWFAKGGKSAGTIQVDDLRNGVLIGTNNLLLRVSQNTKTQPYRLGYTVKFEMEDDCFWYSLTNFTLQKLAEPELTTNFKKLPQDQPLETILKSDNKNSLNNKRLQNAAHTSILALIEEIKKSMN